The Sceloporus undulatus isolate JIND9_A2432 ecotype Alabama unplaced genomic scaffold, SceUnd_v1.1 scaffold_185, whole genome shotgun sequence genome includes the window gcctgagagggaattcaccaggcaggtccagctccatcagggctagcttgaaggaaggagactccgccctccataactgccatccgccagcctaagagggagttcaccaggcaggtccaactccatcagggctagcctggaagaaggaagagccctccctccaatccatctgctttggttcaggcctcagagggagagaagaaccactggacctcatccactttccctccaccattcccttctccttttgtttcatgtcttttagattgtaagcctgagggcaggaaactgtctgattaaaaataatgattgtaagctgctctgagagccattagggctgaagggcggggtataaatacctaaataaataaataaatatctttagAAAGAACAGGGTCTTATAAAATGCACTGAAATCTGCCATTTTAATCAGAAAAATGTACAAGCAaaccaaaagaaaacatttctcagTTAGAGAAGCAATATTGCATCTAGTTTTGTTTGGGGGGgtttgtaacaaacaaacaaaaaaggtggTAAAAGGTATTGATGGATGTTACTACTAGAAATGAACTAGAAGAAATGGAAGATATTTTTGAAAGTACTGCTAGATAAATACCCCAGCTAATCAGTTATCAACTGAGAATATTAGTTAAAGATGACATGCAAAGGTATCTGTTGTTGAGTGTAAAAATGCTTCAGTTAACTGATATTTTCAAATTTAGTTGGCATGCACTTGAGTACTTACTTTCTCCTTTACAGGCAAATTAAGGATCAGAATAAAAAGGTAGCAAACCTGAAACACAAAGAACAAGTGGAGAAGAAAAAGAGTGCACAGATGTTGGAAGAAGCAAGACGGCGAGAGGACAATCTTAATGACAGTTCCCAGCAATTGCAGGTAACAAGGGATCTCAAATTTGATACAAAGTCATCTGCCTCACTTGCTTTCAAGCTTAATAGTGAAGCTTTACCACTACAGTGTTCTTAATTTCTGGAAAGGTATGACCCATTCAACTTGAGCAGTTTGATCCATTTTATGGTAAGTGAACAAATGAATTCATTTCAGCTGTAAATTACTGGAATAGTATTATCATCTGGGCATCAAATTCAAGATTCTTGTACAGTCTTGGCCATCTGGCCTATGTAAAAATCTTCCATCTTAATTGTTTTTGGGATGTTTGGATTTAACTTTTATACAGTGAAGAAAAACTGAGAGGCACACATGCATCTGTAAGTATTCTTGGAGTTACAGAAATATCTTTCTAGTTGTATTGGCACAGATCATTTTCCACTCTTTAGTTTCACACCTATTCATTGCATATTTCCTTCCATCACAAAGCCACTGACAGCATGCCACGTTGCCAACAGTGACTCTTCACAGAATATTCCACAGCATAAAATAGGCCTATTGGATTAAATTCAATGTTTCTCTTACTTAGAACAAACTCACTGGAGTCAACTGAACTTAGGCTAGTTGTGACAGGTTCctttcatttcagtgggtctgctctaagtAGGAGTCAGCTCTGAATAACAGTGATGTGCGAGACCAACTGTATGGTTAATAAAAGATGTTTTCATATGAACACAGATTGGTTTCACCAATCTTTTCTTTGATCAATGAGTTAAAgagtggccaaaaaaaaaaaaaaaagagtatatCTGGACCTATTCATGTGAATGTTAATGAGACTAGCTCAATTAGGGTATCTTGATTAGCTTAATTAAGGGTATCAACATTTGAGATGTCCCTGTGTGATTCAGCTGTCATCCCTCTCCAATTTTCCATGCTTCTAATTTTGTATGTAAGTCCTTAACAGCTGCTCTGTTTCTGGTGCAGACAAGAAATCAAAATGTGAAGGGATGAAAAGGTACAGTGTTTCAGTAATCTGCAGTTTCTCATCTTGGAGAAGCTGCCTTTCCTCccattatttcctgtttctttatgCAAATACATTGGGATAAAGCACAGTCTGAGAATGCTACCTTGATTTTCTtatgacaacaacaaacaatacatcTTTTCTTTCACACCTGTCCATATATTAACACATTCTCGTCATACCTGCTTGGATGTTAATAACAAACATGCAACTACAGTGTTAATTCAGTCATTCCTGTAGTACAAGACAGGTTCTCATTTCAGAGTGAACCATACATACAGGAAGAAGATAAAGATATATTTCCTAAGATTTCCATACAACTTATATTTGTAATGCTGTCTCTGCAGTTTGAAtgttaaagaaaggaaaaatgaggAGGTATTAGGTGTGTGTATTAATAGACTGAATGGCAGAGATTTGTGGTATGTTTGTGCACCTGTACATCTTCCACAAACTGAACTCTCCCATGATGATGTGAGACTATGGAATAGGTATAACAAGAGGATACTAGAATCTGTAAAGTTCAGTTACAGGTTTTGTTCAATCTACTGTTGAACCCTTGTAAAATTTATGCATTAGAGAAATGGGGCCAGTGATGACAATTTGCTTAAATCTAATAAAGACAGTTAAATTTGATGACTTGCATGAAGTATTCCAGCTTTGTATTATTGAATGTtttgagaaggagagagaaagtgagaagtGACACAGTATTTTTTCCCGTCAAGTGGTCAAACTATGccatttatttgcttgtttagttttttgtgggttttttgggctatatgacTGTGGTTGAGTGCCATAGTGTCCATTATGGgaactttggtgaacagggagactacatcaaagctgattagtctGTTTCCAGGTTTGAGTTtgaggttgttgatttttttgtatgaagtgagctgagtcgaTGTAGTGGGCACGGGTTGCCTTATATGGATTTgcaattgtgtggccagaaacttggccaagtcatacatGGGGGAATTCAGTGGCCCTCACTATGGatcagagtggaatggaatccttgtggatcttgggaagtccatacagTCTTAGTGGAATTTGCATAGACTTTGGCATGTGGTTGGCTGAATTAAGGAGTTCTTGATCAAGGTGTACATTTTCCTGGTGGCTTTGTTGGTTGGGTCTTATTTTTGCTGGATATTTcgttttttgtaattttgttggAATCCACACATTTACCACAACGATACTCCCcttacatcaaggactcagctcacttcatagaatGTTTGGCTAtgagtcctgaaaaacaccaaaatcaagactcagcacatgcaaatgaacatcacccagggccAGGGggtttccagcagacaatggaccattAATTAAATATACACCGTGagggcttgccattcaacaacagatcaactcacagattaacatgtaaatcatttcctctcaaccaagggtcacacagtaaacATACCCCATACACCTGCATGCCACCAttctcctggatccatctctacagttatcatctcagatagatgcaatggccaggagtgcttggtaccagcttcggctgatacgccaactgcatccctgtctggatcaaaaggacctagaaactgtagtacatgcactggtaacctctcgtttgcatttctgtaatgtgctgtacatggggctacctttgtaccaggtttggaagcttcagttgattcaaaatgctgcagccagattggtcacgggcaCATCTAGGTCGGATCACATAACACCCGTATTAAAATCCCTCCGCTGGCTGCCAATTCacttccggtcccagtacaaagtgttggtcattacctttaaagccctacatggcttgggcccgagttacttgagggaacgcctctccctacacaatctgccccgcacccttagaacaacggggaaattgcTACTcgaacaccctaaggtgagactggcaacAACCCATCAAAGAGCTTATACAGCAATAGCACGTACTCTTTGGAATtcactcccggaagagatccgccttagtggtacactggaagcctttaaaaaggcattgaaaacctatttcttccagcaagcataccctcccaaCTCTCTGtagagaaagtattccccaattagattaagatATTTTGAGAGTTCATAgctgtttttagataattttgttGAATAGCTGTAATTGCAattgaatgtttttaactgtttttatattgtatgtcaTAGTTTTTGtagatgtgaaccgctttgatctcgaggaaaagcggtataaaaataaacagattattattattattattctctgaagAGGTCAGCCACGGATGCTAGCAAAAtggcaggaataaacttttctagaacccagccacatagcccgaaaaacccacaaaacactatggatgccagatGTGACAGCCTTCAACatcatgtatttgtttatttgtttgtttgtttaataaccTGCCTTTTCTCCCAGTTACCATGAACCAAAAGCAATTCATATCCCATAGATGTACGTTCCTGGGTACTTCTGAatgaagaagagagaggaggagttGTAAAGAAACAGTTTGTGTTCTTCATATCACTATGTTACATGTTTTGTAAAGAATTCAAACTAAAAttagtgggaattgtgtggccctccagatgttgtaaaTTGCAACTCCAAGTATTCCTCATCATTAGCTATGCTACCTAGGGTTTGTGGGAGTCATAGTCTGACAAAATATGAAGAGCCACACAGTTCCCACCCCTATGATAAAACATATAACAGGAGTTTACTTTGAGGATTTTTCTTTGTCAGTAGACTATGTGTTGAGCAGTACCTAAGATTCAGATTCTAGTAATATAACTTTGGGCCAGTTACTATCAAATGAGTCTAAAACTGAAGTCTTTTGCATTTCTCTAAATAAAGTAATTTAAGCATCATGTGTATATTTTCTGTAATAAGCTCTTACATTAAGGAATTGTCCATTTTATAGTTTTAGTTCATGTGCATGTGGGAAAGCACAACCTCATTAAATTTAGGCATTACATATGAATTGAATTGGCTTATAGGTGATAATCCAGCAAGTAGATCAGTACTAGAAATCTCCAGACAATGATTAACTTAACTATTCCTGTTCCAAATAGTGGTTTACAAAGCTAGATTTTGTTTAAACCCATTGTGCCAATGAggtggtccctggactggtgccAATCTTAGAGTAATCAGCTACTAGTTTCTGGAAGGTTTCCAGGAAAGCAAGAAaattgtagtcaatgggcacaaataaagtgctggtccctggcaaactggaaataaataattactGTCCCCCCTCATCAGAGAGCCTGAGAAGCATTGGTTTAAACTAACCATAGGTAACTTCACACCTCACAGAACGTTATGCTTAATTGAAGTTATGCTTAATTGAAAAGCAGAATCCAAAGCTTTCAAACTGTTCTTTTTGGCTGTACAGAAGAATAACAGAGGGAAGAAGTATGTTAGCATGGTAGATAGAATGCTAGCCTAGCTCACGTCTCTCTAAACCAAGATAATGAGGACTTAGTTGGCATGCCTGTACCTGAGTATTTCTTTCAAGAGTATCCATTTAATTGTTTGTCAAGTGTCACTGAAGTTTTACAGGCTACATTGTTGAACTCTGCATACTGTAGTTCATTCCTTTTGTTCACTTTTATTAAAATAGAAgttaaaaattccagcagagtAGTTCTTCTACTTGTCTGTAACACTTTCCAAATGAATTTCTCTTGTATGAGAGCATCTTATTCAAACATGTTAGAGTCTAAgggtaattattttgttttgataACACTTTCTTTAAACCTAGGCCCCCACTCTTCTCTAGACAGGATGATCGCAATTATTTAACATAACTGATTTTTCTTTACTCTCCGGGGGACTAATTAGTTAAACAAAAACTCAGGCATAGGGTAAAATAGTTATTTTGTAGGGTATCATTGCTAGATTTGAGATTAGTGATTATAACCTTCATCTTCAGTgtggtaactttgcctgattttaacccagaaaagatgacaaacatacacaaatgtcttattcaaatacTTCAAAGTCTGATTTTCTCCTCGtgttcctttgaggggaagcacctaataataataataataataataataataataataataatttgttttatttatataccgctattccaaagatcatagcggtgaacagcaagtaagctaattagcaagtaagctaatttgcccccaacagtctgggtactcattttagcgacctcggaaggatgcaagcctgagtcgagcttgggccctttttgctggtcttgaactcgcaaccttgtggttttgagtgaatggctgcagtacaggcatttaaccactgtgccaccagggctgccACCATCGCCATTTTCCCATCAGATACAGCCCTGTGGTGGAGACAGGGTTGTTGCATCTTTTAGGTGCTCTCCACTCagagaaagttccttttttaagagttaaactacagtacttacactgacacATGAATAAGTGAACCCAGGGTTTTGGAGACAATTTTTGAttgaatttctagacttacacatgagtatatacagtaatagtttATTACATAGTGATCCCTATGATTAAATGTGATCTCTGTTTTCTTAAACCAGCTAACTTCATTTCAACCAAATGAACAAGTTTCCAAGTGCTTACTCCACTGTTTGTAATAGGCATGTGGTTTATCTTTTCCTGAATGCAATAACAGAATGTTCATTTATATAAGGAACTTCTGATTTGGAAACTTGTCATTTGGGAAGCATAATAAGAAAATTGTGGGACAAACGAAGCAATATAACCCAAGTCATTTAAATGAGTTGATAGTATTGTTCACTTTAACATATCATAAATCAGTTTTTGAAAGTATAGTTGAAGATTGCTTTTGTAAAAAGGAAGTTCTTCCGGCACATGTTTCATCTCAGAGCTTATGCAATGAATCAGTGGCTTTTAGACTGCTGTGTATCTGTCTTTTTTACTTTGAGATGCAAATCTTAGTACAGTATCTCATCGTGTTCCATAAATACAGCTTAAATGCTAGATCCCAGAAACTTCACCTCTAGAAAAGACATTCCTGTATTTGCACAGAATGtgccttatttatttttattccaaaccCAAGACACCATTTTTCTTTCAAGCCAAGATAGAAGACAACTTCCTGAAGGGGACCTTTAAGGCTCTGGTTCCCAATTATGAGTGAAATGATCCCCAGtgttttctaaaattaaaataaaacagctttCTACTTTCCCACATAATTTGTTGTTTGCAAGAAGCAAAAGAGCATAATTCACAATTATTTGTTACATTCTGAATTGTATGAAAAAATAGTGGGAGCTTTACATAGTGATCTGTAATAATGGATCTGGCCTCTATAATTTCAGTAGTCATAGGATtaattttaataacaataatatgatTCAGAAAGCTAAATTATCTTTCAGTCTCAGTCGGATAAAATGAATACGGTAATGTTCTTTCCAGCATTGCAAGTTAGCCTAGTGCAACTGTCCTTTGAGTAAAGGTGGCTAATGTGGAATGGTCTTGAGTTGTGACATCTTACTTTGTGAATCCAGGTTGGCTAACtgcagaacaaaaacaaagttaGAACTGGGTTTCTCAGCATGCAGCATTTGTTCGGCATTCTGAATATTTCTGAATGAAGATGTTTACAGTGTTTATTTGAATTGCAAATATTTTCTGCCTATCACAAATGAAAAAGATGTGTAGAAACTATTATATAATTAGTCATTATTTTTTCCTCACATGTTTAGTTTCTACAAATCAGTTCAGATGGTTATAACGGAACAAATAATTCTACTGTAAAACAGAACTGAAAATATCACAGCAGATTCTGAATGTGACACTCTGGATTAGACGTAACATGGAAAATTGATAAGTATTTTCTGTGTCAGGTGCAATATAAACTGCACACTGTAATTTTCTTGGTCTGTCTGGAGTGGATCGAGTACAGGAATTCTAATTTAAGCAGCTGTAGCAGCATCTGGAGAGTTTACTCAATGGTGCTTCAGAAGATACAGAAAGCAAGTAGAATAATTCTTGATACCAGATGGGAACTTGGTAGAGATCAGTGATCATCATCTTGGAACACTCACCTCAGCATACTCAGAAGATTTCCCCTGTTttagacctctctctctctttctctctctctttctaacaTCAGGACTTGAGCTTTGAGGTTCTCTCATCACTACACAAAAGTTGCACTCCTCTGTTGTGAGTGAGGTACTTCTCTTTCAGGCCTATTGGAATTTGTGCATTTGACAAACATATCAGTAGTTTCCGTTGCTGAGATGTCATCCTCACAAGTATCAGTATCTTGCAACTATTGTGATCATAACATTTAAAGCAATTTACAGAATGAAGAATACAAATCAAGCTGCTTTCTAGACTCTTCAGTTACAGTACTACATTTCCTCTGAGTTGAAATGAAATTAGCAGAGGATTCATTAgttctccttttttgtttcttaGTTTATAACAGTTACTGTGTGCAATGTTAACTTAAAGCCTAGTACGCTTTTCTGAAATTATTCAGTGATTGTGAAGTACCGTAGTTCAAATTGGAAAGTTTAACAATGCTtatggaattgtcctgtcattgtcCAGTTCAAGCTGAGTCTAGTGCGCTCTGTAGATGATCATCTGTCATAACAAGGACATAACAGAAACAATTTCATTCTTCAGCTTTAGAAGAAAAGCATGTTTACACCTGTGTGTATACATTAATAAACATTTTCAAACGGTCAAGAAGCATCTACTGTGGATTTCTGGCTTCTGATAGCATGACTTAAATATATAGAGATTCATCATGAAGAGATTTGTTCCTATCCATAAAGAATAGACTGTTTCAGATACAATTTCTATGACTACCTCTCTCCTAGTCTTTATATTTACACcagtttttattgtattaattccATGTGACAGGGCTTGATGACTGAGAGATCGTAATATTGCTCTCTCTCTAGGAAAGGGGAACATTTGTCTTTGATCAAGCTACTAACAGCAACATGCATCCCTTCCAGTTTCCTATACTGTGCCTGTCAGCTTATGAGTGCCTCAAATCTGAATGCTTGCTTTTACGCTACACCATCTGCCTACTAACCTGCTGTGGAGACGCATGTGAATTTGTGCCTTTTTGCACAGAGACAGACTATCAACTGTTTTAGCTGATCTTAACACAAATAGCACTGCTACCACCGCTGATCTCTTCATTTGCTAACTCTTGCATTATCTGTGCTATTCACTTGCTCCAGCTCTTCCTTCACGttacttctcctttccactgtatgaAGATCTATCTCCATGGATTTCCATCCCTTAAAAGTGACTTTGTTGGCATAGCACAAGCTTGATTTCCTCTGTGCTTTAAATCCAAGCTATTTCATCTGGTATCCTATAATTTTCCAGGACAGTCTGCGAAAGAAGGATGATCGTATTGAAGAACTAGAAGAAGCACTGAGAGAGAGTGTGCAAATTACTGCAGAGCGAGAAATGGTACTCGCTCAAGAAGAGTCAGCCAGGACACATGCCGAAAAACAGGTCTGCAAACTTAAACTCTGCTATTGGTGTTTAGCAAGTATTATTAGGGCTAATGATTTTGAACTATTTTAGCACCGTCTTTTCAGAGGAATATGAAGCCATTGGTGGACATGAATGAATAAAGTCTGTTTTAggtctgaacacacacacactttaattttttttaaaaggtaaaagatGCTCCCAAGTTTCACTTATAAAAGAAACATCCTCCTTGAGAATAATTTGCATGCAATATAATTTTGCACTAAAGAGGTTTTTACATCTTGTATCTAAGCCAAGTTAAATATTTGCCTGTCCTTTATAACTGATAATTGCTACTCCTTGTTCCCACCCTTTTTTCCTTGAAAAagcaatggggggaggggaaatcCTTCCAGATAGGTGGAGCAGGTCCCTCATGTTTTCATCCCAAAGTTTTTCCTTGTAAAACTTCTCTAATGTTGGATTACTTTTCATACATTAGACACAGATTGTGTTTTAAATCATCAAAGGAAGTCTTCATGTACAGCAGTGAGTGAAATCTAATTTGAAGAGACACTATGCAACAAAAGAACAAAGACCCCAAACTTTGTAACAGTATAAAAAGCTATAAAAACATACCCAGTACCAAACTGAATGATGGATGTAATAATATATGTGTTTATAGTTATATATCGACAGTGAATACCTGTAAAATTTGTTTCAATGAACTAGTCTTTGTTAAGTCCTGTTTGAAATAAATCTGGATGTTTGAAGAAAAACTCTTCACTGTTCTTTCTCCAAATGAATGAGGCTATGTAGGATACGGCCTTTTcctattccttctctctctctttttttttaaacctctgaGGAAACCAAACCAATGGTCAGACTACCCAGGGATTCACTCTGTTCTTGGATTTCAGAAGCTGCGAAGAAGATGCTGGAACCAACATGGTTTTGTTGACTTcagtagaaaaatattttaataatataaattaaatagtttaaaaatctGTAATTCATTAGTAAGGATTTTCTTCTCCTTGGTGTTAAGGATCAGAAAATATTTAAAGTCTTAAAAGTTAATTGCTCCCTTCTTAATTATTATCCATGATGCCAATTCTGATCTTTGTCTTCATTACTTATTTAATTACCTTTACTATTGTGGACTTCATTTATACTTTGTATGTATCCTTAATGTGTATTATTTAAAGGTTTCATTTCTACTTCTTCATTTAATTTAACAGGAGAAACTGTAGGGCttgaacagactggccaaaataaagctgcttcagcttTTGGATGTATGCTCTtgaaatgttgcatgcgtccaaagagggtggaagctgcgccaaaaccacATTctagttctaaggactggagcgcagctttggcatagcttctggcatcttaaaatgtgtgtgttatttaaacagcaacctccaaagtgactcgaagcagctttattttggcctgtctgtttaggcccaatGTGTGCTCTGCAGTTTTACTTATATTCCACTTTTGCTGAAATATAAAATTTAGCCTGTAAAAATATCTCTATCTTATGTTTTCTTTAATTTACCCCCTTGAAATTTTAAAGcccatctttattattattttctgcatacactTCTTGGTACTTAGGTTTCTCTTTCCATCAAACTATTTcttaaatctctttttaaaaaacaaccatttCTTTTTACTTTATTTCCCCATAATCTCATCTTCCATCTGTTCATTATGGCAATAGCATTGGCAGACCaaactaaaaagaagaaaaagaggatggGCAACATGATGATAGGAAGGAAGACCCACAGATTCCCTCTCTAAAACAAATAAAGGAACCAAGAGTAGAGTCCTCCTCACAGAGATTTAATTTTGCCACTTTGGTGTTTGTCTCTGAacactcctttaaaaaggcagtagAGGATCCATTTGCTGCCTTAGAGCATATCTCTGACTGGACAAAGGAGGCAATTTTGTATAAAATACTCTTGTCTACTAATGAAAGTCTGACCCTGTGTGAAGGTACTTAAACTCAAAAAGGTTTTTAATTTactatggagaaaaagaaaggaaagagaattgAAGCATTCAAGACAGGTTTGGAGAAGGGGAAAGATGAGGATGGGAGAAAATTAGAAACAAGAGATTAGAAAAGTCTCATGGTAAAgcaaaaagggaaggggaaagatggTGCCTTTGCATAAAGGAGAGGTTCCATTGTAGAAAGCTACCGTGAGGGATGATAGCAAAGTTGAGGGTTCGATTGACATTGTGACTATGGCATCTCAGCTACAAGACTACAGTTGCTCAAGCATGTATGCATTGACACAGAGAACTTTCCAGGGCGGAGCAACTTTGAGGGTGAGAAATGCCTCAAACTCCACCACAAGCTGTGTGGCTCTGAAATGTAATACACAATTTGTCCAAGTTCTGTTGGAAACTTGGCACACCTCTGTTCAAGTAAATCCTATAATTTTTTCTGGCAGTTATTATAGTGAAAGGGTACCTAGATAGGATATGGTGTTGGGGAAATTCAGAAATAATGTATATGCAGAACATGCAAAGTCAGTAGTGTattaaagaattaaacagttacaGT containing:
- the LOC121917696 gene encoding ELKS/Rab6-interacting/CAST family member 1-like, whose translation is MHLSTYFLLYRQIKDQNKKVANLKHKEQVEKKKSAQMLEEARRREDNLNDSSQQLQDSLRKKDDRIEELEEALRESVQITAEREMVLAQEESARTHAEKQVCKLKLCYWCLASIIRANDFELF